A genomic segment from Vespa crabro chromosome 25, iyVesCrab1.2, whole genome shotgun sequence encodes:
- the LOC124432410 gene encoding uncharacterized protein LOC124432410 isoform X1 produces the protein MIRDPSNSARSRDRLYSRGPMDGTLEEPPVKDSSQNNSDKVSKDMVIPNGVNGKYGSTEKDEFPDSDSVKTSHETVSKRKEEEEEGEGDGEEEEDEDEDEEEDVMDRRHFEHEERDMQSEDSEQNESRKNRSKGGCLYESRNDSMVSESSDGVSEMNDTSEVSRNEDKCLNTSREAMDVDEQSNNSDVECLDESITRVRMDNDDVFTLKKSNINEGKDLSCSSNVQQSNDSAEIVESSMDTSDVKICEENGSCDSPEIEEITDSAKNNNGLNTTQERTVKDPTKQKKQRKQIDLSSITPRRSSRNIKRTSYIEREVEEEAEDDGSDIEEIKPEDPLAGIDSKDKENSKLKSPSKNSKTTIVVNDTKRLVEIAAGSKSVKGGKKEPTLVIIDTNSILSGRGGLPVGNNKPHHTVSNPSSFSVVPMNMTTQTMYPNMRTTITPVPMTSKAAQLSPKPSSMTTVTPPLPPILPTLTDDMFVVEAPSFIVPYVYEKPPLKPLKEFVSKLEKSIEDKQKEDMLKKITEDNKDNQDINEDSMDMNKKVDSRNQESENDGSLRSKKDGDDSGGDMMDTIESGISNISDKHDIRQDDRNKVITYFDLPLGKFFMQIGVNLVQEYVQTDLLRTQKRKQGKGSTSAETQLAINSLIKNLEFSKENNEPFHLEMKKCEFCSFKTESTLVMQHHLETPHMRNYVYKCNFCPMEVRSPHDILFHMEAEHNTRGRLERGPAFHQCPNCPFEDNQKGKLTRHILACSKKFRPERNLEPAADWEPPAKIPRLNRARPVGPTNPNALAMAMSAKGPQPLLPKLLPAPITGRGRGRPPMQPRYSDMKTLRPGGGTTMRQDNVAGMMYRPTSSGLLVPASYQFGSNQLFQVVGGSGTVMSAVSGVSSSSGGSSGQPTPIALVPNVIDSLSRLSSSQNTTASTKNPTAKLLSQPSISITPLPRTTSQTSIPGSGTSSKSGGKNTFVICEICDGYIKDLEQLRNHMQWIHKVKIHPKMIYNRPPLNCQKCQFRFFTDQGLERHLLGSHGLVTSSMQEAANRGKDAGRCPACGRVYQWKLLNHVARDHGMTLKPAHLSYKCTVCTATFGMYKQFENHVYSAHSVVAKRVMDKKNTPSSPSSRSNDSLLKPLKINDEITIIPQPAKPTTRSGTSQGRSK, from the exons atgatTCGTGACCCGTCAAACAGTGCCCGCTCGAGAG aTCGACTCTACAGTCGTGGCCCCATGGACGGGACTTTGGAAGAACCTCCTGTTAAGGACTCTTCTCAGAACAATTCTGACAAAGTGTCAAaag ACATGGTCATTCCAAATGGTGTCAATGGAAAGTATGGTAGTACTGAAAAGGATGAATTTCCGGACTCTGACAGTGTCAAAACGTCTCACGAGACTGTTAGTAaacggaaagaagaagaggaggaaggggaaggggatggggaagaggaagaagatgaagatgaggacgaagaggaagatgTTATGGACAGAAGACACTTTGAGCACGAAGAAAGGGATATGCAATCGGAAGATAGTGAGCAAAATGAATCGAGAAAGAATAGGAGTAAGGGGGGTTGCTTATACGAGTCAAGAAATGACTCCATGGTTTCAGAATCTTCCGATGGTGTCAGTGAGATGAACGATACTAGTGAAGTGTCTAGAAATGAAGATAAGTGTCTAAACACATCTCGTGAGGCTATGGATGTTGATGAACAGAGTAATAACTCTGACGTAGAATGTTTGGATGAGAGCATCACGAGAGTACGAATGGATAATGATGATGTGTTCACTTTAAAAAAATCTAACATAAACGAGGGTAAAGATTTGTCATGTAGTAGTAACGTTCAACAATCAAATGATTCTGCTGAAATTGTAGAAAGCAGTATGGATACATCAGATGTGAAGATATGCGAAGAAAATGGAAGTTGCGATAGTCCCGAAATAGAAGAGATAACAGATAGtgcaaagaataataatggtcTAAATACAACTCAAGAACGTACTGTAAAAGATCCtactaaacaaaaaaaacagagaaagcaAATAGATCTTAGTAGTATTACACCTAGAAGAAGTTCtcgtaatattaaaagaacaagttatatagaaagagaagttgAAGAAGAAGCGGAGGATGATGGTTCTGATATAGAGGAAATTAAACCTGAAGATCCATTAGCTGGGAtagatagtaaagataaagagaattcTAAATTAAAGTCACCGTCGAAAAATAGTAAAACCACTATAGTGGTCAATGATACTAAACGCTTAGTAGAAATTGCTGCTGGAAGTAAGTCCGTCAAAGGTGGCAAAAAGGAACCTACGTTAGTTATAATAGATACAAACTCCATACTTTCAGGTCGTGGTGGCCTTCCTGTTGGTAATAATAAACCACACCATACAGTTTCTAATCCCAGTTCTTTCTCAGTCGTACCAATGAATATGACTACACAAACGATGTATCCAAATATGAGAACAACTATTACACCTGTACCCATGACATCTAAAGCTGCACAATTAAGTCCCAAGCCAAGTAGCATGACTACAGTTACTCCTCCATTGCCACCTATATTACCAACTTTAACCGATGACATGTTTGTCGTGGAAGCACCATCTTTTATAGTACCTTATGTATATGAAAAACCACCGTTAAAGCCATTGAAAGAATTTGTTtctaaattagaaaaaagcaTAGAGGATAAACAAAAAGAGgatatgttaaaaaagattacagaagataataaagataatcagGATATTAATGAAGATTCAATGGATATGAATAAAAAGGTAGATAGTAGAAACCAAGAAAGTGAAAATGATGGAAGTTTAAGGTCTAAAAAGGATGGAGATGATAGTGGAGGGGATATGATGGATACAATAGAATCTGGTATTTCAAATATAAGTGACAAACATGATATAAGGCAAGATGATAGGAATAAAGTAATTACTTACTTCGATTTACCATTGGGAAAATTTTTTATGCAGATTGGAGTAAATCTTGTTCAGGAATATGTGCAAACTGATCTATTACGGACTCAAAAACGTAAACAGGGCAAAGGTAGCACATCTGCGGAGACACAATTAGCTATAAATTCACTCATCAAGAATTTAGAATTTAgtaaggaaaataatgaacCATTCCacttagaaatgaaaaaatgtgaATTCTGTAGTTTTAAAACGGAATCTACATTAGTAATGCAGCATCACTTAGAAACTCCACATATGCGCAATTACGTCTACAAATGTAATTTTTGTCCAATGGAAGTTCGTAGTCCTCATGATATATTATTCCATATGGAAGCAGAACATAATACTCGTGGTCGATTGGAACGTGGTCCAGCTTTTCATCAATGTCCTAATTGTCCATTTGAAGATAACCAAAAAGGAAAACTTACACGGCACATTCTTGCTTGCTCTAAAAAATTTAGACCAGAACGAAATTTGGAACCTGCCGCCGATTGGGAGCCACCAGCAAaaattccaagattaaatcgtGCACGTCCAGTTGGTCCAACTAATCCTAATGCTCTTGCTATGGCTATGAGTGCCAAAGGTCCACAACCACTTTTACCGAAATTACTTCCAGCGCCTATTACAGGTCGTGGAAGAGGACGTCCACCAATGCAGCCTAGATATTCTGATATGAAAACATTACGACCTGGTGGTGGTACTACTATGCGGCAAG ATAATGTTGCAGGCATGATGTATCGACCAACATCTTCTGGCCTATTAGTTCCCGCTTCGTACCAATTTGGTAGTAATCAATTGTTTcag GTGGTGGGTGGCTCTGGGACTGTCATGTCGGCTGTCTCGGGAGTGAGTAGCAGTAGCGGCGGCAGTTCCGGTCAACCCACACCCATTGCACTTGTACCCAACGTAATCGACTCTCTGTCTAGGTTGTCCTCATCACAG aacACAACGGCCAGTACAAAAAATCCTACGGCAAAGTTATTAAGTCAACCGAGTATATCTATAACTCCATTACCACGTACAACATCTCAAACCTCCATTCCTGGTTCGGGAACATCATCAAAATCTGGAGGGAAAAATACATTTGTTATATGTGAAATTTGCGATGGTTATATTAAg GATCTCGAGCAACTAAGAAATCACATGCAATGGATTCATAAAGTAAAAATACATCCAAAGATGATTTATAACAGACCTCCATTGAACTGCCAAAAATGTCAATTTCGATTTTTCACAGATcag ggTTTGGAAAGACATTTGCTTGGATCTCATGGACTCGTTACGTCCAGTATGCAAGAAGCAGCAAATAGAGGAAAAGATGCTGGTCGTTGTCCAGCTTGTGGTAGa gTATATCAATGGAAGCTATTAAATCATGTTGCACGGGATCATGGAATGACATTAAAACCCGCGcatttatcatataaatgtACAGTATGCACTGCCACATTTGGAATGTATAAACAATTTGAAAATCATGTATACTCAGCGCACAGCGTTGTAGCCAAGAGAGTaatggataaaaagaataCTCCGTCGTCACCGTCATCAAGATCAAATGACTCTCTTTTGAAACCTTTGAAGATAAATGacgaaataacaataattccaCAACCAGCAAAACCTACAACTAGATCTGGCACATCTCAGGGCAGAAGCAAATAG
- the LOC124432410 gene encoding uncharacterized protein LOC124432410 isoform X4, which produces MIRDPSNSARSRDRLYSRGPMDGTLEEPPVKDSSQNNSDKVSKDMVIPNGVNGKYGSTEKDEFPDSDSVKTSHETVSKRKEEEEEGEGDGEEEEDEDEDEEEDVMDRRHFEHEERDMQSEDSEQNESRKNRSKGGCLYESRNDSMVSESSDGVSEMNDTSEVSRNEDKCLNTSREAMDVDEQSNNSDVECLDESITRVRMDNDDVFTLKKSNINEGKDLSCSSNVQQSNDSAEIVESSMDTSDVKICEENGSCDSPEIEEITDSAKNNNGLNTTQERTVKDPTKQKKQRKQIDLSSITPRRSSRNIKRTSYIEREVEEEAEDDGSDIEEIKPEDPLAGIDSKDKENSKLKSPSKNSKTTIVVNDTKRLVEIAAGSKSVKGGKKEPTLVIIDTNSILSGRGGLPVGNNKPHHTVSNPSSFSVVPMNMTTQTMYPNMRTTITPVPMTSKAAQLSPKPSSMTTVTPPLPPILPTLTDDMFVVEAPSFIVPYVYEKPPLKPLKEFVSKLEKSIEDKQKEDMLKKITEDNKDNQDINEDSMDMNKKVDSRNQESENDGSLRSKKDGDDSGGDMMDTIESGISNISDKHDIRQDDRNKVITYFDLPLGKFFMQIGVNLVQEYVQTDLLRTQKRKQGKGSTSAETQLAINSLIKNLEFSKENNEPFHLEMKKCEFCSFKTESTLVMQHHLETPHMRNYVYKCNFCPMEVRSPHDILFHMEAEHNTRGRLERGPAFHQCPNCPFEDNQKGKLTRHILACSKKFRPERNLEPAADWEPPAKIPRLNRARPVGPTNPNALAMAMSAKGPQPLLPKLLPAPITGRGRGRPPMQPRYSDMKTLRPGGGTTMRQDNVAGMMYRPTSSGLLVPASYQFGSNQLFQNTTASTKNPTAKLLSQPSISITPLPRTTSQTSIPGSGTSSKSGGKNTFVICEICDGYIKDLEQLRNHMQWIHKVKIHPKMIYNRPPLNCQKCQFRFFTDQGLERHLLGSHGLVTSSMQEAANRGKDAGRCPACGRVYQWKLLNHVARDHGMTLKPAHLSYKCTVCTATFGMYKQFENHVYSAHSVVAKRVMDKKNTPSSPSSRSNDSLLKPLKINDEITIIPQPAKPTTRSGTSQGRSK; this is translated from the exons atgatTCGTGACCCGTCAAACAGTGCCCGCTCGAGAG aTCGACTCTACAGTCGTGGCCCCATGGACGGGACTTTGGAAGAACCTCCTGTTAAGGACTCTTCTCAGAACAATTCTGACAAAGTGTCAAaag ACATGGTCATTCCAAATGGTGTCAATGGAAAGTATGGTAGTACTGAAAAGGATGAATTTCCGGACTCTGACAGTGTCAAAACGTCTCACGAGACTGTTAGTAaacggaaagaagaagaggaggaaggggaaggggatggggaagaggaagaagatgaagatgaggacgaagaggaagatgTTATGGACAGAAGACACTTTGAGCACGAAGAAAGGGATATGCAATCGGAAGATAGTGAGCAAAATGAATCGAGAAAGAATAGGAGTAAGGGGGGTTGCTTATACGAGTCAAGAAATGACTCCATGGTTTCAGAATCTTCCGATGGTGTCAGTGAGATGAACGATACTAGTGAAGTGTCTAGAAATGAAGATAAGTGTCTAAACACATCTCGTGAGGCTATGGATGTTGATGAACAGAGTAATAACTCTGACGTAGAATGTTTGGATGAGAGCATCACGAGAGTACGAATGGATAATGATGATGTGTTCACTTTAAAAAAATCTAACATAAACGAGGGTAAAGATTTGTCATGTAGTAGTAACGTTCAACAATCAAATGATTCTGCTGAAATTGTAGAAAGCAGTATGGATACATCAGATGTGAAGATATGCGAAGAAAATGGAAGTTGCGATAGTCCCGAAATAGAAGAGATAACAGATAGtgcaaagaataataatggtcTAAATACAACTCAAGAACGTACTGTAAAAGATCCtactaaacaaaaaaaacagagaaagcaAATAGATCTTAGTAGTATTACACCTAGAAGAAGTTCtcgtaatattaaaagaacaagttatatagaaagagaagttgAAGAAGAAGCGGAGGATGATGGTTCTGATATAGAGGAAATTAAACCTGAAGATCCATTAGCTGGGAtagatagtaaagataaagagaattcTAAATTAAAGTCACCGTCGAAAAATAGTAAAACCACTATAGTGGTCAATGATACTAAACGCTTAGTAGAAATTGCTGCTGGAAGTAAGTCCGTCAAAGGTGGCAAAAAGGAACCTACGTTAGTTATAATAGATACAAACTCCATACTTTCAGGTCGTGGTGGCCTTCCTGTTGGTAATAATAAACCACACCATACAGTTTCTAATCCCAGTTCTTTCTCAGTCGTACCAATGAATATGACTACACAAACGATGTATCCAAATATGAGAACAACTATTACACCTGTACCCATGACATCTAAAGCTGCACAATTAAGTCCCAAGCCAAGTAGCATGACTACAGTTACTCCTCCATTGCCACCTATATTACCAACTTTAACCGATGACATGTTTGTCGTGGAAGCACCATCTTTTATAGTACCTTATGTATATGAAAAACCACCGTTAAAGCCATTGAAAGAATTTGTTtctaaattagaaaaaagcaTAGAGGATAAACAAAAAGAGgatatgttaaaaaagattacagaagataataaagataatcagGATATTAATGAAGATTCAATGGATATGAATAAAAAGGTAGATAGTAGAAACCAAGAAAGTGAAAATGATGGAAGTTTAAGGTCTAAAAAGGATGGAGATGATAGTGGAGGGGATATGATGGATACAATAGAATCTGGTATTTCAAATATAAGTGACAAACATGATATAAGGCAAGATGATAGGAATAAAGTAATTACTTACTTCGATTTACCATTGGGAAAATTTTTTATGCAGATTGGAGTAAATCTTGTTCAGGAATATGTGCAAACTGATCTATTACGGACTCAAAAACGTAAACAGGGCAAAGGTAGCACATCTGCGGAGACACAATTAGCTATAAATTCACTCATCAAGAATTTAGAATTTAgtaaggaaaataatgaacCATTCCacttagaaatgaaaaaatgtgaATTCTGTAGTTTTAAAACGGAATCTACATTAGTAATGCAGCATCACTTAGAAACTCCACATATGCGCAATTACGTCTACAAATGTAATTTTTGTCCAATGGAAGTTCGTAGTCCTCATGATATATTATTCCATATGGAAGCAGAACATAATACTCGTGGTCGATTGGAACGTGGTCCAGCTTTTCATCAATGTCCTAATTGTCCATTTGAAGATAACCAAAAAGGAAAACTTACACGGCACATTCTTGCTTGCTCTAAAAAATTTAGACCAGAACGAAATTTGGAACCTGCCGCCGATTGGGAGCCACCAGCAAaaattccaagattaaatcgtGCACGTCCAGTTGGTCCAACTAATCCTAATGCTCTTGCTATGGCTATGAGTGCCAAAGGTCCACAACCACTTTTACCGAAATTACTTCCAGCGCCTATTACAGGTCGTGGAAGAGGACGTCCACCAATGCAGCCTAGATATTCTGATATGAAAACATTACGACCTGGTGGTGGTACTACTATGCGGCAAG ATAATGTTGCAGGCATGATGTATCGACCAACATCTTCTGGCCTATTAGTTCCCGCTTCGTACCAATTTGGTAGTAATCAATTGTTTcag aacACAACGGCCAGTACAAAAAATCCTACGGCAAAGTTATTAAGTCAACCGAGTATATCTATAACTCCATTACCACGTACAACATCTCAAACCTCCATTCCTGGTTCGGGAACATCATCAAAATCTGGAGGGAAAAATACATTTGTTATATGTGAAATTTGCGATGGTTATATTAAg GATCTCGAGCAACTAAGAAATCACATGCAATGGATTCATAAAGTAAAAATACATCCAAAGATGATTTATAACAGACCTCCATTGAACTGCCAAAAATGTCAATTTCGATTTTTCACAGATcag ggTTTGGAAAGACATTTGCTTGGATCTCATGGACTCGTTACGTCCAGTATGCAAGAAGCAGCAAATAGAGGAAAAGATGCTGGTCGTTGTCCAGCTTGTGGTAGa gTATATCAATGGAAGCTATTAAATCATGTTGCACGGGATCATGGAATGACATTAAAACCCGCGcatttatcatataaatgtACAGTATGCACTGCCACATTTGGAATGTATAAACAATTTGAAAATCATGTATACTCAGCGCACAGCGTTGTAGCCAAGAGAGTaatggataaaaagaataCTCCGTCGTCACCGTCATCAAGATCAAATGACTCTCTTTTGAAACCTTTGAAGATAAATGacgaaataacaataattccaCAACCAGCAAAACCTACAACTAGATCTGGCACATCTCAGGGCAGAAGCAAATAG
- the LOC124432410 gene encoding uncharacterized protein LOC124432410 isoform X3, translated as MDGTLEEPPVKDSSQNNSDKVSKDMVIPNGVNGKYGSTEKDEFPDSDSVKTSHETVSKRKEEEEEGEGDGEEEEDEDEDEEEDVMDRRHFEHEERDMQSEDSEQNESRKNRSKGGCLYESRNDSMVSESSDGVSEMNDTSEVSRNEDKCLNTSREAMDVDEQSNNSDVECLDESITRVRMDNDDVFTLKKSNINEGKDLSCSSNVQQSNDSAEIVESSMDTSDVKICEENGSCDSPEIEEITDSAKNNNGLNTTQERTVKDPTKQKKQRKQIDLSSITPRRSSRNIKRTSYIEREVEEEAEDDGSDIEEIKPEDPLAGIDSKDKENSKLKSPSKNSKTTIVVNDTKRLVEIAAGSKSVKGGKKEPTLVIIDTNSILSGRGGLPVGNNKPHHTVSNPSSFSVVPMNMTTQTMYPNMRTTITPVPMTSKAAQLSPKPSSMTTVTPPLPPILPTLTDDMFVVEAPSFIVPYVYEKPPLKPLKEFVSKLEKSIEDKQKEDMLKKITEDNKDNQDINEDSMDMNKKVDSRNQESENDGSLRSKKDGDDSGGDMMDTIESGISNISDKHDIRQDDRNKVITYFDLPLGKFFMQIGVNLVQEYVQTDLLRTQKRKQGKGSTSAETQLAINSLIKNLEFSKENNEPFHLEMKKCEFCSFKTESTLVMQHHLETPHMRNYVYKCNFCPMEVRSPHDILFHMEAEHNTRGRLERGPAFHQCPNCPFEDNQKGKLTRHILACSKKFRPERNLEPAADWEPPAKIPRLNRARPVGPTNPNALAMAMSAKGPQPLLPKLLPAPITGRGRGRPPMQPRYSDMKTLRPGGGTTMRQDNVAGMMYRPTSSGLLVPASYQFGSNQLFQVVGGSGTVMSAVSGVSSSSGGSSGQPTPIALVPNVIDSLSRLSSSQNTTASTKNPTAKLLSQPSISITPLPRTTSQTSIPGSGTSSKSGGKNTFVICEICDGYIKDLEQLRNHMQWIHKVKIHPKMIYNRPPLNCQKCQFRFFTDQGLERHLLGSHGLVTSSMQEAANRGKDAGRCPACGRVYQWKLLNHVARDHGMTLKPAHLSYKCTVCTATFGMYKQFENHVYSAHSVVAKRVMDKKNTPSSPSSRSNDSLLKPLKINDEITIIPQPAKPTTRSGTSQGRSK; from the exons ATGGACGGGACTTTGGAAGAACCTCCTGTTAAGGACTCTTCTCAGAACAATTCTGACAAAGTGTCAAaag ACATGGTCATTCCAAATGGTGTCAATGGAAAGTATGGTAGTACTGAAAAGGATGAATTTCCGGACTCTGACAGTGTCAAAACGTCTCACGAGACTGTTAGTAaacggaaagaagaagaggaggaaggggaaggggatggggaagaggaagaagatgaagatgaggacgaagaggaagatgTTATGGACAGAAGACACTTTGAGCACGAAGAAAGGGATATGCAATCGGAAGATAGTGAGCAAAATGAATCGAGAAAGAATAGGAGTAAGGGGGGTTGCTTATACGAGTCAAGAAATGACTCCATGGTTTCAGAATCTTCCGATGGTGTCAGTGAGATGAACGATACTAGTGAAGTGTCTAGAAATGAAGATAAGTGTCTAAACACATCTCGTGAGGCTATGGATGTTGATGAACAGAGTAATAACTCTGACGTAGAATGTTTGGATGAGAGCATCACGAGAGTACGAATGGATAATGATGATGTGTTCACTTTAAAAAAATCTAACATAAACGAGGGTAAAGATTTGTCATGTAGTAGTAACGTTCAACAATCAAATGATTCTGCTGAAATTGTAGAAAGCAGTATGGATACATCAGATGTGAAGATATGCGAAGAAAATGGAAGTTGCGATAGTCCCGAAATAGAAGAGATAACAGATAGtgcaaagaataataatggtcTAAATACAACTCAAGAACGTACTGTAAAAGATCCtactaaacaaaaaaaacagagaaagcaAATAGATCTTAGTAGTATTACACCTAGAAGAAGTTCtcgtaatattaaaagaacaagttatatagaaagagaagttgAAGAAGAAGCGGAGGATGATGGTTCTGATATAGAGGAAATTAAACCTGAAGATCCATTAGCTGGGAtagatagtaaagataaagagaattcTAAATTAAAGTCACCGTCGAAAAATAGTAAAACCACTATAGTGGTCAATGATACTAAACGCTTAGTAGAAATTGCTGCTGGAAGTAAGTCCGTCAAAGGTGGCAAAAAGGAACCTACGTTAGTTATAATAGATACAAACTCCATACTTTCAGGTCGTGGTGGCCTTCCTGTTGGTAATAATAAACCACACCATACAGTTTCTAATCCCAGTTCTTTCTCAGTCGTACCAATGAATATGACTACACAAACGATGTATCCAAATATGAGAACAACTATTACACCTGTACCCATGACATCTAAAGCTGCACAATTAAGTCCCAAGCCAAGTAGCATGACTACAGTTACTCCTCCATTGCCACCTATATTACCAACTTTAACCGATGACATGTTTGTCGTGGAAGCACCATCTTTTATAGTACCTTATGTATATGAAAAACCACCGTTAAAGCCATTGAAAGAATTTGTTtctaaattagaaaaaagcaTAGAGGATAAACAAAAAGAGgatatgttaaaaaagattacagaagataataaagataatcagGATATTAATGAAGATTCAATGGATATGAATAAAAAGGTAGATAGTAGAAACCAAGAAAGTGAAAATGATGGAAGTTTAAGGTCTAAAAAGGATGGAGATGATAGTGGAGGGGATATGATGGATACAATAGAATCTGGTATTTCAAATATAAGTGACAAACATGATATAAGGCAAGATGATAGGAATAAAGTAATTACTTACTTCGATTTACCATTGGGAAAATTTTTTATGCAGATTGGAGTAAATCTTGTTCAGGAATATGTGCAAACTGATCTATTACGGACTCAAAAACGTAAACAGGGCAAAGGTAGCACATCTGCGGAGACACAATTAGCTATAAATTCACTCATCAAGAATTTAGAATTTAgtaaggaaaataatgaacCATTCCacttagaaatgaaaaaatgtgaATTCTGTAGTTTTAAAACGGAATCTACATTAGTAATGCAGCATCACTTAGAAACTCCACATATGCGCAATTACGTCTACAAATGTAATTTTTGTCCAATGGAAGTTCGTAGTCCTCATGATATATTATTCCATATGGAAGCAGAACATAATACTCGTGGTCGATTGGAACGTGGTCCAGCTTTTCATCAATGTCCTAATTGTCCATTTGAAGATAACCAAAAAGGAAAACTTACACGGCACATTCTTGCTTGCTCTAAAAAATTTAGACCAGAACGAAATTTGGAACCTGCCGCCGATTGGGAGCCACCAGCAAaaattccaagattaaatcgtGCACGTCCAGTTGGTCCAACTAATCCTAATGCTCTTGCTATGGCTATGAGTGCCAAAGGTCCACAACCACTTTTACCGAAATTACTTCCAGCGCCTATTACAGGTCGTGGAAGAGGACGTCCACCAATGCAGCCTAGATATTCTGATATGAAAACATTACGACCTGGTGGTGGTACTACTATGCGGCAAG ATAATGTTGCAGGCATGATGTATCGACCAACATCTTCTGGCCTATTAGTTCCCGCTTCGTACCAATTTGGTAGTAATCAATTGTTTcag GTGGTGGGTGGCTCTGGGACTGTCATGTCGGCTGTCTCGGGAGTGAGTAGCAGTAGCGGCGGCAGTTCCGGTCAACCCACACCCATTGCACTTGTACCCAACGTAATCGACTCTCTGTCTAGGTTGTCCTCATCACAG aacACAACGGCCAGTACAAAAAATCCTACGGCAAAGTTATTAAGTCAACCGAGTATATCTATAACTCCATTACCACGTACAACATCTCAAACCTCCATTCCTGGTTCGGGAACATCATCAAAATCTGGAGGGAAAAATACATTTGTTATATGTGAAATTTGCGATGGTTATATTAAg GATCTCGAGCAACTAAGAAATCACATGCAATGGATTCATAAAGTAAAAATACATCCAAAGATGATTTATAACAGACCTCCATTGAACTGCCAAAAATGTCAATTTCGATTTTTCACAGATcag ggTTTGGAAAGACATTTGCTTGGATCTCATGGACTCGTTACGTCCAGTATGCAAGAAGCAGCAAATAGAGGAAAAGATGCTGGTCGTTGTCCAGCTTGTGGTAGa gTATATCAATGGAAGCTATTAAATCATGTTGCACGGGATCATGGAATGACATTAAAACCCGCGcatttatcatataaatgtACAGTATGCACTGCCACATTTGGAATGTATAAACAATTTGAAAATCATGTATACTCAGCGCACAGCGTTGTAGCCAAGAGAGTaatggataaaaagaataCTCCGTCGTCACCGTCATCAAGATCAAATGACTCTCTTTTGAAACCTTTGAAGATAAATGacgaaataacaataattccaCAACCAGCAAAACCTACAACTAGATCTGGCACATCTCAGGGCAGAAGCAAATAG